The Candidatus Neomarinimicrobiota bacterium genome includes the window AAATATTTAAGTAATCTTAAGAATAGTTCCATAGCTCTAAAGAATATTTTTTAATATGACTGTTTTGGTTTAATTAATTCGGAGAGAATGAACGACCGATAGCCTTCGGCATCATGTCCTGAAATTATGTTAAATTCTTTTTGTGAAATCCGAACGGAACTTATCGTAATCAAGTATAATTAACTTCTTACCCTTTCGGTCGATATATTCCTTTTCTGTAAATTCACTCAACATTCTGGAAATTGTTTCTCTTGAGGTTCCTGACATATTTGCCATATCCTGCTGCATTGGAAGCTCGTCTATTGTGACCTGGCCCATCTTGAAAGTTCCGGACTCCTCCGCTAACCTAAGCAGCGTCATTGCAACTCTATTCTCGGCATCGGCGAGTGAGAGATACTCAATTTGTTGATCGGATTTTCTTATCCTCGCAGCCAGTTCTTCGAGCAAGGTAATCGCTATTTGCGGATTAGACGTTAAAATATTTATAAATTCTTGTCTGTTTAGAACAAAGACCTCCGAGTCCGCTAATGCTATGACATTAGCAGACCGGGCTTCACCATCTAATATGGACATCTCTCCGAAAAATTCACCCTCCCCTAATATTGATAGGATAACTTCTCGACCTTCCTCGCTTAACCGTGTTATTTTAACCTTACCTTCCTTGATAATAAATAAAGAATCGCCGGGATCCTCCTCGAATAAAATAATGTTACCCTTCTTGTATGACCGGGTTTGAACATGGTTCCATATCTCTACCAACTCCTCATCGTCAAGGTCAGCAAATAACGGAAGGTTTTTAAGAAGTTCGTGGCTCACTTAATATTGCTCCTGAAATTATTTATCATTTAAGGATGATTATCACACCTTTCAATCAAGTTAAATTATCAGGATAACACTGTCATATGCAAGCAATTTGTCACTGACATCCGGTAATTTTGTGGCAAGATAATTCTTCTTACACTGAGATTTAAAAAATCTATCTGGTTAGTTTGTTGTTTTCATCATTACAATGCTTCTTACTCGACAGGCTCCGTGCTGCTCATTACTCATCATAAATGTATTGAATAACTAAAAAGCGTCCACCTGAAGCAAAAAGTGTTTGACAAACCAATCCCAGCTGCATAACTTTGTCGCCTTAAGTAAAAGGAGAACTTAAAATAGATGAGGCAGCATAAATCACCGATTAAGAGGGTAAAAACGGATGCGAAGCGGCATTTGCGCAATATCAGCTACAAATCCATGATGAAAACATATATAAAGGGGACACTTGCTTCCACGAACAAAAAAGAAGCAGAAGTCAAATTTAGAGAAACTGTTAAGCTTATAGATAAAATCGCGTCAAAAGGCATTATTCACAAGAATAGAGCCGCAGCTCACAAATCGAAAATTGCCCTGCATTTAAATTCACTGAACTGATTTCTAAAAATAACAAAAGTTCAGACTGAACCGCGAGCCTGGTAATTCGGAGCTTCCCTTGATATGACCAGATCGTGAGGATGACTTTCTTTAATTCCCGTCGCTGTTACTTTCACAAACTTCGCATTTTTTTTCAAGGATTCAATGTTTTCGGCACCGCAATAACCCATTGCCGCCCGGACTCCACCAATAAACTGATGAACTGAATCCCTTACCTGCCCCCTATAGGGTACACGTCCCTCGATTCCTTCCGGTACCAACTTTGCCGTTTCTTCACCTTCCTGAAAATACCTGTCACTCCCTCCGGTTTGCATAGCTCCGATTGATCCCATACCTCTATATGTCTTGAACCACCTTCCATCAAAGAGTATCATCTCTCCCGGACTCTCCTCCATACCTGCAAGGACACTCCCCATCATCACTGTAGAAGCACCCGCCGCTAAAGCCTTTGCTATGTCACCGGAATATCTTATTCCGCCGTCGGCAATCAGCGGAACGTCATGCTTATCAGCGGCTTTTATGCAATTGAGAATTGCGCTTAATTGCGGCATTCCCGCTCCTGTTACTACCCGTGTCGTACATGATGCTCCCGGTCCGATTCCCACCTTTACGGCATCGGCGCCATGTTCTATCAACTCCGACGTACCCTCTTCGGTGACAACGTTTCCAGCTATAATGTCCCGGTCGGGATGAGCTTTCTTAACTTCTTTTATCAGGTTCAAAACTCCTTTGGAATGCCCGTGGGCAGAGTCGATCACGAGCACGTCAATTTGAGATGTTATCAGACTTTCTACACGTTCCATTGCGTCTTTAGATACGCCTACCGCCGCTCCGACTCGCAATCTTCCCTGATCATCTTTTGCCGCATTTGGAAATTGACGCGACTTCTCAATGTCTTTTACAGTCAGTAGGCCCTTAAGTTTACCTTCATTACCTATCAGAGGAAGTTTCTCGATTCTGTTGTCAGCGAGTATTTTTAACGCGACTTCAAACGATGTATCGATATCCGCCGTAATCAATTTGTCTCCTGACGTCATCACGTCTGAGACCGGAGTCGATAAATCTTCTACGTTCCAGAGGTCCCGGTATGTTACTATTCCAAGCAAATTGTCTTCATGTACAACCGGAAAACCCGAAATTCCCTCTGACCTGATCATTTGAAGCGCATCCCCTACGCTTTTAGACGAATCGATTGTGACCGGATCCTTAATGATGGTGCTTTCCGCTCTCTTGACCCTGTCAACTTCAGCCGATTGTTCCTCAATACTCTGGTTCCTGTGTAGAATGCCGATACCGCCCAGCTTAGCCATCTGAATAGCCATTTCGGAGCCGGTCACCGTATCCATTGCCGCAGAAATCAGAGGCAGAGACAGCTTCAGGTTTTTTGTCAGTCTCGTATTGAGATCGACATCTTTCGGCAA containing:
- the rpsT gene encoding 30S ribosomal protein S20; its protein translation is MRQHKSPIKRVKTDAKRHLRNISYKSMMKTYIKGTLASTNKKEAEVKFRETVKLIDKIASKGIIHKNRAAAHKSKIALHLNSLN
- the guaB gene encoding IMP dehydrogenase, yielding MEDKILYEALTFDDVLLIPAHSEVLPKDVDLNTRLTKNLKLSLPLISAAMDTVTGSEMAIQMAKLGGIGILHRNQSIEEQSAEVDRVKRAESTIIKDPVTIDSSKSVGDALQMIRSEGISGFPVVHEDNLLGIVTYRDLWNVEDLSTPVSDVMTSGDKLITADIDTSFEVALKILADNRIEKLPLIGNEGKLKGLLTVKDIEKSRQFPNAAKDDQGRLRVGAAVGVSKDAMERVESLITSQIDVLVIDSAHGHSKGVLNLIKEVKKAHPDRDIIAGNVVTEEGTSELIEHGADAVKVGIGPGASCTTRVVTGAGMPQLSAILNCIKAADKHDVPLIADGGIRYSGDIAKALAAGASTVMMGSVLAGMEESPGEMILFDGRWFKTYRGMGSIGAMQTGGSDRYFQEGEETAKLVPEGIEGRVPYRGQVRDSVHQFIGGVRAAMGYCGAENIESLKKNAKFVKVTATGIKESHPHDLVISREAPNYQARGSV
- a CDS encoding Crp/Fnr family transcriptional regulator, giving the protein MSHELLKNLPLFADLDDEELVEIWNHVQTRSYKKGNIILFEEDPGDSLFIIKEGKVKITRLSEEGREVILSILGEGEFFGEMSILDGEARSANVIALADSEVFVLNRQEFINILTSNPQIAITLLEELAARIRKSDQQIEYLSLADAENRVAMTLLRLAEESGTFKMGQVTIDELPMQQDMANMSGTSRETISRMLSEFTEKEYIDRKGKKLIILDYDKFRSDFTKRI